In Mobula birostris isolate sMobBir1 chromosome 2, sMobBir1.hap1, whole genome shotgun sequence, the genomic stretch CAAGATGATACAATGGCAGGCAATCACAGCTTCACCTGGATATAACTTGCAGAAGTTACAGAGGATTTTCAACAAGTAATGGAAAAGTTGTCATATCAAAGATTCTCATTTATCAGGAGTTGCTGGGTGAAGAGACTGATTGATCCATGTGTCCATATCCTATCCAGATGCTTCACGGCTTGGtagggcaactgctctgcccaagattgcaggaaactgcagagagttgtggacacacctcagcatatcacagagaatagcctcccctccatggacactTGTCTACAACTTCTCACTGCCTGGGAAAGGAACCAACGTAATCAAAGACCCAtctcaccccagacattctctcttcaggCACCAGGGGAGCCTCCATCTTGCTGTTTTAAAAACCCCTGAATGGATCTCTGTATGATCTTTCTTGTGTTATGGTCCTTGAACTTATGGTCTACTtgcacagcactttctctgtaacatcacctgtaacactttattctgcattctgttcttgttTTTCCCTGGAACATACTGTAAGGATGAATGCCAGTACTTTTTAAATGCTGAGTTTTCTGCCTCCATCTTTTCGACGGGTGTGGTCCAGAGCCTCAAAGTGTGTATAGTGCAAtagtaacaaacaatctgctggaggagttcactggGTCCAGCGGCAGAAAGGAATTATCAATGTtttaggttgaaaccctgcatcagggccCAAAGCATCGACAATTCCTCCTCCCGcccccccacagatgctacttgactcgccaagttcctccaacagattgtgtgttgcttcaggtgACAGCAACTGCAATATCTTGAGTCTCCACCATAAAATAATGCTTTCTCTCGGCACAGTGGTTGGTGAAGCTGCTGCTGTTCTCTCAGAACTGCAGGGCCccaggtttaatcctgaccttAGGTGCGATCTGTGTGAAGTTTGAACCAGTTCCTCTTgtgaccgcttgggtttcctccgggttttCCGGTTTCCTCGCACTTTCCAAAGAGGTGAGGGTGGATAgcttaattggctgctgtaaattttGTCTCAGTGTACAGAGAAGTGGTGGAATCTGGGCCAGGGAGATATACCGGTGGGGCTGGAGGATAAAGTGGGATTACTGTAGGATTGATATAAAtggtgtttgatggtcagcacagactcagtgggccaaagggccagttgcTGTACTATAGGGCTTCCTAATCATTAGCTTCAAGTTGATTGGTCCTCTTGTTTGTTGCTGTTGCATTGAACGTTCAGCAGAAAGATGAGACAAAAGAAATTAGATCAAGAAAgttaatgacaaacaagagataatctacagatgctggaagttcacacagcacacacaaaatgctggaggaactcagcaggccaggcagcagctatggagaaaaGCACAGTTGGCATTTTTGGCCGATCCCTTCAGCAGTGCTGGAGAAAAAGAgctgaggtgggtggggggagagagaaacacaaggtgtttGGTGAAACcagagggggggagggatgaaggaaagagctgggaagttgattggtgaaagagatacagggctaaaGAAGggcgaatctgataggagaggacagaggtcATGGAAgagagaaaggtggggggggagcatcagagggaggcgaTCGGCagggagatgaggtgagaaagggaaaaggggatgggcaatggtgaaggagagggggaggaggcattaccagaagttcgagaaatcattgtacatgccatcaggtcggaggctacccagacaaaatataaggtgttggtcctccaacctggacagtagaggaggccatggattgacatattgggaagggaatgggaagtggaattaaaatgggtggccactgggagatcccgtttcTTCTGGCAGAGGGAGATGCTCAGCAAAGTGTTCtctcaatctacgttgggtctcactgatatacaggaagcaccagacacagtatatgacctcaacagactcgcTCTGAAGGATGGcgtggggccttgaatggtagtaagggaagAGATGTCGGGGCAGgcatagcacttgttccacttgcaagaatgtgccagtggggagggatgaatgaaaggagcaatccctgtggaaagcagaaggtgggggtgtggagggggagagggaaagacgtgcttggtggtgggatccccttGAATAGTGCGGAAATTCCAGAGAATCACGTGCTGGGCCCAGTTTAGGAGCTGCAGCTAGCATCACGGTTAGCATGATGTCACTGCAGCGTCAGCAACCTGGattcgattcccgccactgtcagtaaggagtttgcacgttctcctcatgaccgcatgggtttcctctgggtgctccggattcctcccacagtccaaaggcgtacagaTGGGTTAGCAGTTAATTGGccgcatgggtgtaattgggccagaagggcctgttagcatgctgtatcactaagcaagtaagtaaataaataatagacagacagatagttATGCTGGTTTGTAACAACAACATAAAACGATGCCGGAGAGATTCTTCAGGGCCGGGCAGTATCAGTGGAGGGAAATGCATATCCGACTTTTTGGGATGAGACACCTCATGTTTGTTGCtccaagttccagcatctgcggtctcTTGCCCTGTGTCTCCATTAAACTTGTACCATGAGGTGAGGGAGTTGGGAtaatcggtttattattgtcacaggtaccgaGATACAGcggaaagcttttgtttgcacGCCATCCAGACAGAAATTCCAAAGTGATACAAAGAAAGCAGTTACTGAGAGAGTGCAGAGTTGACAAAGATGTGCGTGAGCCATGATGAGGAAAGGGTTCATCCTTATCGAAAGGTCCAGTCCAGAATCTTATCACAGTGGGATAAACGTTGTGTCACGGTACACTCACGAGGGACTGGAGCCAGGCGCGGAGGAACTGCAGGATACCCAGGGAGAGGGAAACAAAAGGTTAAACATTGGAATCAGAGCCCCAGAGGAGCGACTGAGTGACACCACGAGGTAATCTAACCCCTCCAACATGATAACCGCACTCAGGCACTGAACGAGAGTGCTCTTTAAATAATCAAAGACTGTGGGAAACATGTACCagccacaattaacttgacaagattaaactgaAAACTCTAGTTAAGATGTTGATTAGTAACTACGGGTGCTCAGGAACCCTAGAAGCTCAGTGCTTCATGGCATTGAGAAACCTTGCTGTAGGACTCATGACAAGttggccttgagtctggtggtacgtgTTCTCAAGCTattatatcttctgcccagtgcgaacggagagaagagagaatggccaggGTGGGGAGCTGATTACATTTGCTGTTTTCCCAAGGCAGTGGGAAGTATGGACAGAGTTCATGGAAGGGAGGTTGCTGTAGGAAGGATGCAGCAGCATTCAAAAGGGTCCAGAGGTGAGTTCCTGGATTGGTTCCTGAGATGGGGATTGTTCTTCTTCAGGAGAAACCtggtagaacagtacagcacgggatGTGCAGAAAACTAATGAGAAGTCAGGAGAGGGTGGATAGAGGGAGACTGTTCCCGCTGGAGGAGGGCACAGATGTTGTCCTGTGGGGGCGTGTCTTCTTCTGATTGTTGAAGGTCACTTCTGTTATGATTGGTTAATTTAGacactgcagctgcttttcccattggatgcccggtgtccagtttcaaatatcctggtgTATAAAATAACACCATGGAAGGGGCTTGCTCTCTTCTTCCTTTGTCTTAGGCAATAATGCACATGACCATTGGGAAATTATGCTCTGCACATACTTTTAACTGAGTATGTTTGTTGAATTTTCAGCTTTGAACTTTGGGGAATatgtctgtaacttggggaatATGAATGTTTGGACAATTTTTTATTGTTTGTAAATAATTGATCAGTATACCTATTTGAAGTCAGTGCATTTCCTGTCTCACTTGCTGGAATGGCAAACCCGATCCAACATGACAGATGTAAAATGGAGAAACACAGCAAGTAGTTCTGCTGTTTCACAGTTACCTTGATCCAGATTCACCCTGACCTCAGGTGCAGTCCGtgcggagtttgtacattctccctgtgaccatgtgggtttcccacgtgtgctccagtttcttcacgCATCTCAAAAGGGATTGTCAGGATAACTGTAAATTATCTCTAAAGTATTGGTGAAGGGTAGGAGAATCAGGAGAGGGAGTAGATTACAGGGAAACGAGAAGGGGGAATGAGATTGGGCTGAGAACTAGCATAGGCTGAGTGGCATTgtctggaagtccaaataaaaataaaaggtaGAGAATTAAAAGGAATTTGTAGCAAAACTTTTTTTACACAGGGTgtggctggaatctggaacacccTCTCTGCAGGTATGGTGGAGGCTGGTTTGAGAAGGAATTTTTGAGGTAAATTTTGTAAGATTATGGATGCAGACAGGGTTAGACCTTGAAGAGTTACACAGCTAGAGAGCCAGCACAGACCTGGCCTTCCTGTGTGCTTTAACCTCTCTACAATCCTCTGTCATCAGTAGACTCCTGAGGGTGATCTGGCCCAATGTATATTTGATGGGAGCTTTTCTTGTGCGCTTCCTTCGATTTACATATCACCTTCTTCCACTGGAACCGGCAGAAGCCATTTCTTCTGCCCTGCTCCTTTAAGGATGAGCTTATCATTTTCTCAATCCTTTAGatcggggttcccaacctttttgatgCCATGTAGCCTTACCACTAACCAAGACtccgtggacctcaggttgggaacccctgctttacggGCAATTGATATGTTGTCTGTCCCTCGAAGAAGTTACTTGCAAGCTACCTGGTTCTACGAGAATGTATTTCCACATCACGTCTCTTTAAAGGTGCACTCATTAATGGGAGAGGTTGGTGCACTCATTCAGAATGAGaggggttggtgcactcattaaTGTTAACAATTgtgctgaggtcaagagggtCAAGAGCTTTAGCTTTTGGTCATCTTgttgtaggaaagatgtgattaaactACTAAGAGCATAGAAATAATTTAGGAGGATGTTGCCCGGTCTAtttcatgctgtatatcaatgctttagatgatggaatagatggctttgttgccaagtttgcagatcaaacataagaaataggatcaggagtaggtcatctggcctgttgtacctgctccgccattccatactccaccttttccccataacccttatttCCCCAACTACACAAAAAtcgatccaaccttgtcttaaatatatttactgaggtagcctccactgcttcattgggcagagagttccacagattcaccactcactgggaaaagcagttcctcctcactccgtcctaaatctactcccccaaattttGAGGCAATTtcccctagttctaatctcatctatcagtggaaacaactttcctgcctctatcttatctatccctttcataagtttatatgtttctacaaaatctcctcattcttctgaactccagagagtatagtcccaggcgactcaatctctcgtCATAGTCTAAccacctcatctctggaattaacctggtgaacctcctctgcaccacctcctaagccagtatatcctttctcaagtatggagaccagaactgcacacagtactccaggtgcagcctcactagtaccctatacagttgcagcataacctccctgctcttaaattcaatccctcttgccatgaaggccaacatcccactTGCCTTCTTGATCACCTGCTACACctgtaaaccaaccttttgtgattcatgcacaggcactcctaagtccctctgcacagcagcatgctgcagtttTATGAATATGGtatgaagactggtggaggggcaggtagtgttgaggaaacaggtatgatgcagaaggacttagattaggagaatgggcaaggcagtggcaaatgaaatacaatgttggaaaatgaatggtcatgcactttggtagtagaaataaatgtgcggactattttctaaatggggagaaaatctaggagtctgagatgcagagggacttgggagtccttgtgcagaacaccttaaaggttaacttgcaggttgagtctgtggtgaggaaggcaaatgcaatgttagccttcatttcaacagatctagaatacaagggcagggatgtgatgctgaggctttataaggcactggtgatgtctcaccttgagtgttgtgaacagttttgggctcctcatctgggaaaaggtgtgctggcattggttcagaggagtttcacaagcatgaatctgggaatgaaatggttatcatatggaggaatgtttgatagctctgggtctgtactcgctggaatttaggatggggggatctcattgaaaccttttgaatattgaaaggcctagacagagtagatgttgaaaggatattttccaaggtgagggagtctaggataagagggcagctgtggaggccaggtcattgggtgtatttaaggcaaatcTTGATGAGGTTCTtcattggacacagcatcaaagattatagggagaaggccggggagtggggctgaggatgggaaagaaaggatcagtcatgatagaatggcagagcagacttgatgggccaaatggcctaattctgctcctatgtcttctggtcttcagGACTAGGGGGCTTGagttataatgagaggttggcCAGGCTGCGTCTTTATTCCGTGGCATGCAGAAGAACGAGAGGAGACCTTTCAGAGGTGTTTCAAGTTAGGACTGGCATAGATGAAGTAGGTGGTGGTCACAGTCTATTCCCCAGGAAAGGGGAGATCAAAGCTAGGGagaatagatttaaggtgagaggggaaagatttaagaggaTCTGCTGATCCACACAGATGGTAGTGAGTATatgaaacaaactgctggaggaagtgggTTGAGTCAGCTACAACGCTACCAATTAGGTAGcacttggataggtgcatggaggggGGAGTCTTGGAGGAATTTGGGTCTAGTTGGGTTGAGACCATGGTCAGAATGCACTAGTTGGGTTGAAGATATGAGAGTTAGAAACCATGTCTCACTATGCTCCAAGACAACTTCTGTGCCACAGTTATAAAAATATTGATGAATCCCCTAGTACGATAAGAATGGATCTTGGCCTTGCACCTTTTTGTCTGTCTatgctgcaccttctctgtaactataaAACTTTCATTTGCATTCTTTTCTTGGtttcccttgtactatctcaatgttCTGGTGTGAGATAGTACAATGGAAACCAATGCTCAATGTCCAAAATTGTGAGGTCTGGATGATACTGTCCCTTTTAGGGTGAGGTCCGGATGCTTCTGTCTCTTTAAGGGTGAGGTCTGGCTGCTGTCTCTTTAAGAGTGAGGTCCGGATGCTACTGTCTCTTTAAGGGTGAGGTCTGGATGACTGTCTCTTTAAGGGTGAGGTCTGGATGCTACTTTCCCTTTAAGGGTGAGGTCTGGATTCTACTGTCCCTTTAAGGGTGAGGTCTGGATGCTACTGTCCCTTTAAGAGTGAGGTCTGGATGCTACTGTCCCTTTAAGGGTGAGGTCTGGATGTTACTGTCTCTTTAAGAGTGAGGTCCAGATGCTACTGTCTCTTTAAGAGTGAGGTCCAGATGCTACTGTCTCTTTAAGGGTGAGGTCTGGATGCTACTGTCCCTTTAAGAGTGAGGTCTGGATGCTACTGTCCCTTTAAGAGTGAGGTCTGGATGTTACTGTCTCTTTAAGAGTGAGGTCCAGATGCTACTGTCTCTTTAAGGGTGAGGTCTGGATGCTACTGTCCCTTTAAGAGTGAGGTCTGGATGCTACTGTCCCTTTAAGAGTGAGGTCTGGATGTTACTGTCTCTTTAAGAGTGAGGTCCAGATGCTACTGTCTCTTTAAGGGTGAGGTCTGGATGCTACTGTCTCTTTAAGAGTGAGGTCTGGATGCTTCTGTCTCTTTAAGGGTGAGGCCTGGATGACTGTCCCTTTAAGAGTGAGGTCCGGATGCTACTGTCTCTTTAAGAGTACGCTTACGCTCACTCCCGCGCTCTTTCAGCCAAATGCTCAGCTCAGTGAGCCCGACTCAGCGAGGAAAACGGCAAGGGCGGGAATCCAGGATAACAGCAGATCGGTACTGCATCCGCGGATCCAGGAGCAGACCGGAGTCAATTAATCGGGATTCATCCAGGGGCATCTTGGATGTTGAAAGTTGCAGATCAGTACACGAGCGGCAGTTGACGGAACTGTGGACCCGGCATCAGTTCACGAACACCAGGAGCACTGAGTCCGAATATAAATCCGGAATCCCATCGGAGTCTGCAACTGGTCCAGGATCATTCCATCAGTCAGGATCACAGATCAATCCAGGAACAGCAGATCCGGGAACGCACTGGGTCAGTAGGGATCACATCGGGTTCCACCCATGAAAAACGCACCCGGAATCAAACTGGATCAACCAGGATCAAATCGGGATCAAACCGGGAGCGGCCCGGGATCCGCCCAGGATCTAAGTGGGATCAATGCACGACCATCGGATCCGGGATCGGATCGGGAGCAGCCCGGGGTTGCGGCGGGATCCGCCCAGGAACAAGGTCTCCAGGAGGCGGCCGGGGGCAAGGAGGTGCCGCAGCCGAAGGCCTGGGCTGGGTCACGGAACCGCCTGTCCCATAATCTGGGCACCGTGGTCCGAGTGAGGGAGAAGAAGGGCAGGCTGAGGGCGGCCATCCCCTACATGCCCTTCCCACTGGCGGTCTTCTGCCTCTTCCTCAACACCTTTATCCCTGGAATGGGTAAGGACCCTTTGAACGCATCCGTCCCGGGGGTGCGGTTGTGTGGGCGGACGGGAAGTGGAGGGCTGAGGGATTAGCGAAGCAATGCAACAACATCGAGTGCACCACGGCACTCGCACAATCCCGCAAACCAAACTCAGACAGCCAAGCATCAACCCAGCACAAGGTGAATCAACCCCTCGCAACCCGCCACAGGGGCAGCTCAGACCAGAGAAGCTAAATGCATGCGGTGTAAACCAGCTAAACCTCATCGTACCCCAACAAAATAAAAAACAACCGAGGGAAAGTAACACCGGATCCTGGCCAATACAGACCAAATACAAGCCAAAACAAACCAGACGCATCACAAACCAACCAGGCACAACATAACCGCGAAAGGTCTGCCTGTGTGTTGCATACTTTTTACTGTTTGTGCTATTTGACAGCGGCACGTATTAATGTATGTGATTATTTtatgcgtgtgcgtgtgtgagacagtgtgttgTATAATTTCAGTTTGACAGTTGGTGGGTCTGTCTCTCTCGCAGTTTCATGCGCGAGTTTGGCTGGGTTGGGTGGATGTCACTGTGGGTGTCTCTCCTCATCGGTGCGTTTAACTCCGTGGATGTGTATCGCTGTCTGTGAGCGAGTTACACTCCGTGGATGTGTCTCGCTGTCTGTGAGCGAGTTACGCTCCGTGGTGTGTCTCGCTGTTGGtgggggagtttcactctgtgggtGTGTCATGGTCAGAGGTGTGTCTCGCTGTTGGTGGGGGAGTTTCACTCCGTGGATGTGTCATGGTCAGTGATGTGTCTCGCTGTTGGTGGGGGAGTTTCACTCCGTGGATGTGTCATGGTCAGTGATGTGTTTCGCTGTTGGTGGGGGAGTTTCACTCCGTGGGTGTGTCATGGTCAGTGGTGTGTCTCGCTGTTGGTGGGGGAGTTTCACTGTGGGTGTGTCATGGTCAGTGATGTGTCTCGCCCTGTGGGTGTATTTCACATAGTTAAGCCCAATGTGTAGAACAGAGTGTGCAGTGCGGTGCTGAAAGACGATGGACATCGTTGAGGTAAGGACTGAGTAAAGAAGGAGCATTAAATATCTGAGAAGAATTGAGGCAAGCAGCGCGGGGTGGACGAATCGGATACTGCTGGCTGGTAGGATAAGGAACTCCCAGTACTGGACTAACAATCCAGAAATACAAGTCTAAACCCTGCCACTGCATCTGATTATGAAAACAAATCTATTCTCAGTGCCGATGGAACCGCTGGGATTGGGTTTAACACCAATATTAGGGGAGGGAATTGTCATTCTCATCCAACCTGGTCCATATTTGACACTAAACCCACATCAATAGAGCTCTAGAGtcagagaaacaggccatttggccctttgagtccaTACTATCCTTCCCAAGCCCTCAGCCTTCAATGCTCCAGAGAAATAAAACTCCGTGTGTAGAACCTCTCCTTTAGCTAACATCATAATTGATGTGAGTTTCTCAAGTAGACAATCAGCTCCTACTGTGTCCTTTTGTAGTTTAACCATTCTGTGATTCTATGAAGAGAAACTGATAATCGTTGTGATCCACCGTGACTAAATCTTCAGTTCAAGGAACTTCAACTCAGAATTGATGAGCTGGAGTCTAAGCTTCTGACCGTGATGCATCAGGGAGGGGATAAAGTTACTAAGGGGCACCTGGTTACAGTCAGACCCCTTAGCTGAAGGAGGTCAGTGAAAAGGGACATGATGGGAGAAATAAgaagataagaaataggagcaggagtcggccatctggtctgtcgaacctgctccaccattcaataagatcatggctgatccagccatggactcatctccacctacttgccttttccccataatccttaattcccctactatgcaacaatctatccaaccttgtcttaaatatatttactgaggaagcctccactgctttattggggagagaattccacagattcaccactctctgggaaaagcagttcctcctcatctctgtcctaaacctacactcctgaatcttgaggcaatgtcccttcAATCCCTTCACTGGAACTGTTGCTTTCTACACCTTGGCATTTCAAGTGCTGGCCTTAAatgtctctgcctccaccactcccTCAGGCAATGTTTCCAGATTCAACCACCCTTCCGGGAGAAAAGAAAATCTTCCTCAGTTCTCTTTGAAACCTCTTATCCCCTTACCTTTAGACATCTCTCCTACCCTAATTGTGCTACTCAATTTTGTCTTCATCCAttaggccaggggttcccaacctttttaatgcaaTGAAactctaccattaaccgaggagtccgtgtaccccaggttaggaaccctcaTCTTCAGCCAAACAATGGCTAACACTTAGATTTCAGAAATATATTTTACAAGTGATATATGGGAGGGGCAAAAATAACAGGAAAGTGGTCCAGCATTGTCTAACAAGTGGGGATAAAGAGGATGTTAGATTAAAGGAAAAAAGGCTTGTAAAGCTTCAATGAAGATTAAAGTAAATTGGGTACGTCTAATGAGAGACATAAAACTAAATTGAATAAGCTTCCTTAAGTGTTTAGGAAGGGAAGGATAAGTTAGACTAATGGTATTTACAGAAGTtacaatgggaataaaaggagttaAATAAATTGTTTGTGTCTGTCTGGAGGGAGTCACAGAAAGCCTGGAAATTTTGAAGGATGAtggtattcaattatatcataaGCCATCGGGTGTGAATGAGGAGCTCAGCAAGATTAGCATCGTGGAATTCTTAATAGGCTGAAAGCTGATATAACAGCAATGTTTGAGAGGCGTTTAGCAAGGAAAAGAATGGAAGGATGGGGATTGCATGCGAGtaggtgtgcagtttaaattgatATGATGGCTGGCACAGACATGGTGAGCCAAAGAGCCTGCCCACATGCACAGGACCTGATGTCCTGCAGCCTGGGGCAATGGAGTTGGTGAATGCACTGGCTGTCAACTTCTGAACTTCGATGAATTCAAAGCTGGCCACTGCCACAAATTGCCACGGCCCAGTACCACTGTTGACTGGGAGGAGCACATGGGGGATATGGACAGGTTAATTGAATGAGCAAGGATCGGCAGGATGGAAAAAATGTGAGGTCATCTTCGAATATAAAAATAGAAAGAAAGAGCATTCTTGTAAATAATTGGAGATCAGAATGTTCAGAGGGATTTGGGTCCTTGAACGTGAATCACAAAGTTAACATTGAACCTAGTCTGGAACTGTGATCAATATCCATGTCAAGTCATGCTTCAGAGAGtgggcaaaggagatttaccgtgatgctacctggattagagagcgtgtcttatgaggacagtctgagcaagctggggcttttctctttggagcacagGAGCATGAGAGGCACCTTTAtagtaagattatgagaggcaccaattgagtggacagccagtgctttATTCCTGTGGCAACAACAGCCAGTACAGGGGAGGTCGTTCGAGTGGAGGGTAGTTtcggggagatgtcagaggtaggttttgtacacagagagtggggagtgcCTGGATACACTGCCGGAGGTGGGATAGAGGCCGATGCAATAGAGACTCTTCGACAGGCTCATGGAcataagaaaaatagagggttatcagctatgtaggagggaaaagaCTCTCTCCTGCTGGAGATGATCTGTGACAT encodes the following:
- the stum gene encoding protein stum homolog, which translates into the protein MKNAPGIKLDQPGSNRDQTGSGPGSAQDLSGINARPSDPGSDREQPGVAAGSAQEQGLQEAAGGKEVPQPKAWAGSRNRLSHNLGTVVRVREKKGRLRAAIPYMPFPLAVFCLFLNTFIPGMGTFLSAFTVLCGARTDVPNRHVCCAFMLNVVAAFIQIVTAVVIVGWIMSIFWGMDMVALATYREHGITQQL